CCCGGCCTCCTCCAGGCCCATCCCGCTGCTGTTCGGGATGGCACCGACGGCCATCAGGCAGTGGGTGCCGGAGATGACGCGGCCGTCGGAGAGGGTGACCTCGACGCGGTCGCCGACGCGCTTGGCGGACTGGGCGCGCGAGCGGGCCATGACGTTCATGCCGCGGCGGCGGAAGACGTCCTCGAGGACGGCGGCGGCGTCCGGGTCCTCGCCGGGCAGGACGCGGTCGCGGCTGGACACGAGGGTGACGCGCGAGCCGAGGGCCTGGTAGGCGCCGGCGAACTCGGCGCCGGTGACACCGGAACCGACCACGATGAGCTCCTCGGGGAGCTCGTCGAGGTCGTAGACCTGGGTCCAGTTGAGGATGCGCTCGCCGTCGGGCTGGGCGTCGGGCACCTCGCGCGGGTGGCCGCCGGTGGCGATCAGGACGGCGTCGGCGGTGAGGGTCTCCTCGGTGCCGTCGGCGGTGCGCACGACGACCTTGCGGGAGCCGTCGGAGGCCTGCTGGCCTTCCAGGCGGCCGCGGCCGCGCATCACGCGGGCACCGGCCCGGGTGACGGACGCGGTGATGTCGTGGGACTGGGCGAGCGCGAGGCGCTTCACACGCCGGTTGACCTTGCCGAGGTCCACGCCGACGACCCGCGCGGGGCTGTCGATGTGCGGGGTGTCGTCGGCGACGATGATCCCCAGCTCCTCGTACGACGAGTCGAAGGTGGTCATCACCTCGGCCGTCGCGATCAGGGTCTTGGACGGGACGCAGTCGGTGAGCACCGACGCCCCGCCCAGGCCGTCGCAGTCGACGACGGTCACCTCCGCGCCGAGCTGGGCAGCCACGAGGGCCGCCTCATATCCGCCAGGTCCGCCACCGATGATCACGATCCGAGTCACGTACTCCATTGTCCCGCACGCTTCAAGTGCTTTCGCCCCGGGGGCCTCCGTCCGTGCGCGTCCCACGTCGGAGGGGTCTTGTGTTACGGGAGGGACCCCGGCCGCACCTGCCGTACCCTCGACCACATGTCGCTCTACGCCGCATACGCAAGCAATCTCGACGCGCGGCTGATGACGCGCCGCGCACCGCACTCGCCGATGCGCGCGACGGGCTGGCTCAGCGGCTGGCGGCTGACGTTCGGGGGCGAGCACATGGGCTGGGAAGGCGCGCTCGCGACCCTCGTCGAGGCGCCCCGCTCGCAGGTCTTCGTCGCGCTGTACGACATCGCGCCGATGGACGAGGACTCCATGGACCGCTGGGAGGGCGTGGGGCTCGACATCTACCGGCGCATGCGCGTACGCGTGGACACCCTGGAGGGTGAGGAACCCGCCTGGGTGTACGTGCTCAACGGGTACGAGGGCGGCTTCCCCTCGGCCCGCTATCTCGGCGAGCTGGCGGACGCGGCGGAGTCGGCCGGAGCCCCGCACGACTATGTGATGGAACTGCGCAAGCACCCCTGCTGAGCGGGCTTCGTCGGAAACGACAAGACAACGATCCCAATCCCGTGAGGTCTGTCATCTACGCGCGTAGGACCGAACCGGCTACCCTCGATCGCGTGAACGCATCTGTTACTCCGGACAACATCCAGGGCGCCACCCGATTCGATCCCCGGGTCGCCGCCGACGCCGCCGCCTCGCGCCTGCGCGAGCTCACGGGCGCCGACACCCACGACGTCGCCCTCGTGATGGGCTCCGGCTGGGCACCGGCCGTGGACGCCCTCGGCACCCCCGAGGCCGAGTTCCCCGTCACCGAGCTGCCCGGCTTCCCGCCGCCGGCCGTCGAGGGCCACGGCGGAAAGATCCGCTCGTACAAGATCGGTGACAAGCGCGCCCTCGTCTTCCTCGGCCGCACGCACTACTACGAGGGCCGCGGTGTCGCGTCCGTCGCGCACGGCGTCCGTACCGCCGTCGCCGCGGGCTGCAAGACCATCGTGCTGACCAACGGCTGCGGCGGGCTGCGCGAGGGCATGCGTCCCGGTCAGCCGGTCCTGATCAGCGACCACCTGAACCTCACGGCGACGTCGCCGATCGTCGGCGCGAACTTCGTCGACCTCACGGACCTGTACTCCCCGCGGCTGCGCACCCTGTGCAAGGAGATCGACCCTTCCCTCGAAGAGGGCGTCTACGCGCAGTTCCCCGGCCCGCACTACGAGACGCCGGCCGAGATCCGCATGGCCCGCACGATCGGCGCGGACCTCGTCGGCATGTCGACGGTCCTCGAGGCCATCGCGGCCCGCGAGGCGGGCGCCGAGGTGCTCGGCATCTCCCTCGTCACGAACCTGGCGGCAGGCATGACGGGCGAGCCCCTCAACCACGAAGAGGTGCTCCAGGCCGGCCGCGACTCCGCCACCCGCATGGGCGAGCTCCTGGGCAAGGTCCTGGACCGCATCTGATCCCGTAGTGACACGCGAGAGGCTGGACGAACCGTGACCTTGCAGGACACCGAACTGCTCGCCAGGGCCGAGGCCTGGCTGGCCGAGGACCCCGACCCGGAGACCCGCGAGGAGCTGGCGAAGCTCATCGAGAGCGCCGACACCCCGGCGCTCGCCGAGCGCTTCGCCGGCACGCTCCAGTTCGGCACCGCGGGCCTGCGCGGCGAGCTCGGCGCGGGCCCCATGCGGATGAACCGTTCCGTGGTCATCCGCGCGGCGGCGGGCCTCGCGGCGTACCTCAAGAGCAAGGGCGAGGCGGGCGGCCTGGTCGTCGTCGGGTACGACGCGCGCCACAAGTCGGCGGACTTCGCGCGGGACACGGCGGCCGTCATGACGGGCGCCGGCCTGCGCGCCGCGGTACTGCCGCGCCCGCTGCCCACCCCGGTCCTGGCCTTCGCCATACGGCACCTGGGCGCGGTCGCGGGCGTGGAGGTCACGGCCAGCCACAACCCGCCCCGCGACAACGGCTACAAGGTCTACCTGGGCGACGGCTCCCAGATCGTGCCGCCCGCGGACGCCGAGATCGCGGCCGAGATCGCGGCGATTCGCACCCTCCACGACGTACCCCGCCCGGACTCCGGCTGGGAAACGCTCGGCGAAGACGTCCTGGAGGCCTACCTGGCCCGCACGGACACGGTCCTGTCCCCGGATTCCCCGCGCACGGCGCGCACGGTCTACACGGCGATGCACGGCGTCGGCAAGGACACCCTGCTCGCCGCGTTCGCACGAGCGGGCTTCCCCGAGCCGACCCTCGTGGCCGAGCAGGCGGACCCGGACCCGGACTTCCCGACGGTGGCGTTCCCGAACCCGGAAGAACCGGGCGCAATGGACCTGGCTTTCGCGACAGCCGGCGAAGCCGCCCCCGACCTGATCATCGCGAACGACCCGGACGCGGACCGCTGCGCAGTAGCCGTAAAGGACAACGGAGACTGGCGAATGCTGCGAGGCGACGAGGTAGGGGCGCTGCTGGCGGCCCACCTGGTGGCACGAGGAGCAAGGGGCGTATTCGCGGAGTCGATCGTCTCGTCCTCCCTGCTCGGCCGTATCGCCGAAGCGGCCGGCCTCCCCTACGAGGAAACCCTGACGGGCTTCAAGTGGATCGCCCGGGTGGACGGCCTGCGCTACGGCTACGAGGAGGCGCTCGGCTACT
The DNA window shown above is from Streptomyces sp. NBC_01445 and carries:
- a CDS encoding purine-nucleoside phosphorylase, whose amino-acid sequence is MNASVTPDNIQGATRFDPRVAADAAASRLRELTGADTHDVALVMGSGWAPAVDALGTPEAEFPVTELPGFPPPAVEGHGGKIRSYKIGDKRALVFLGRTHYYEGRGVASVAHGVRTAVAAGCKTIVLTNGCGGLREGMRPGQPVLISDHLNLTATSPIVGANFVDLTDLYSPRLRTLCKEIDPSLEEGVYAQFPGPHYETPAEIRMARTIGADLVGMSTVLEAIAAREAGAEVLGISLVTNLAAGMTGEPLNHEEVLQAGRDSATRMGELLGKVLDRI
- a CDS encoding phospho-sugar mutase; the protein is MQDTELLARAEAWLAEDPDPETREELAKLIESADTPALAERFAGTLQFGTAGLRGELGAGPMRMNRSVVIRAAAGLAAYLKSKGEAGGLVVVGYDARHKSADFARDTAAVMTGAGLRAAVLPRPLPTPVLAFAIRHLGAVAGVEVTASHNPPRDNGYKVYLGDGSQIVPPADAEIAAEIAAIRTLHDVPRPDSGWETLGEDVLEAYLARTDTVLSPDSPRTARTVYTAMHGVGKDTLLAAFARAGFPEPTLVAEQADPDPDFPTVAFPNPEEPGAMDLAFATAGEAAPDLIIANDPDADRCAVAVKDNGDWRMLRGDEVGALLAAHLVARGARGVFAESIVSSSLLGRIAEAAGLPYEETLTGFKWIARVDGLRYGYEEALGYCVDPEGVRDKDGITAALLVTELASTLKEDGRTLLDALDDLAVAHGLHATDQLSVRVEDLTIIAEAMTALRETPPTELAGLPVVKAEDLTHGTATLPPTDGLRYTLDGEYRARVIVRPSGTEPKLKCYLEAVIPVANRSDLPSARAEGTRVLNAIKQDLSAAAGI
- a CDS encoding NAD(P)H-quinone dehydrogenase, translating into MEYVTRIVIIGGGPGGYEAALVAAQLGAEVTVVDCDGLGGASVLTDCVPSKTLIATAEVMTTFDSSYEELGIIVADDTPHIDSPARVVGVDLGKVNRRVKRLALAQSHDITASVTRAGARVMRGRGRLEGQQASDGSRKVVVRTADGTEETLTADAVLIATGGHPREVPDAQPDGERILNWTQVYDLDELPEELIVVGSGVTGAEFAGAYQALGSRVTLVSSRDRVLPGEDPDAAAVLEDVFRRRGMNVMARSRAQSAKRVGDRVEVTLSDGRVISGTHCLMAVGAIPNSSGMGLEEAGVKLKDSGHIWTDKVSRTTAPGVYAAGDVTGVFALASVAAMQGRIAVYHFLGDAVAPLNLKTVSSNVFTDPEIATVGYTQADVDAGKIDARGVKLPLLRNPRAKMQGIRDGFVKIFCRPGTGIVVGGVVVAPRASELIHPISIAVDNNLTVEQIAKAFTVYPSLSGSIAEVARQLHTRKTADEA
- a CDS encoding gamma-glutamylcyclotransferase, with protein sequence MSLYAAYASNLDARLMTRRAPHSPMRATGWLSGWRLTFGGEHMGWEGALATLVEAPRSQVFVALYDIAPMDEDSMDRWEGVGLDIYRRMRVRVDTLEGEEPAWVYVLNGYEGGFPSARYLGELADAAESAGAPHDYVMELRKHPC